TTGAAATATTGCCTGATTCTTCAAGTAAACAGGTACTTTGTGACATTGCAGATTTTGTTCTTGAGAGAAAAGCTTAAATTCTCTCACTTTTTTTAATTATTTTCAAAAACAGTTATGATTCCGGATGTTTCCGGAATCACTTTTTGTATATACAACCTTTTTATATGTTAGTTTTGGCTTCGATTTGAAATTTCTATGTTTAGTAACAATAGTATATGAATTATTCAAGGAAGTGTTCTATGAATGTTTTCCAGATATTTATGATAGAAATTTCCGTGTTTGTGATAATACTTCGTATTATCGAATAGAATTATATTTAAAGTGATATATATCTTTTTTCTTTGAAATTAAAACAATTTTACTCAACCATATCAATTTTACTTGGTTGCGACAATTTCACTAAGAGGTGGCAAAACTTATTAACTTGTTATACACAGTATATTATTATGAAAGGAATTATCGGTGCTATAAGCGGAGACATTATCGGATCAACTAGGGAATTTAATTCAATAAAGACAAAAGATTTCAATTTATTTACAAGAAATTCTGTTTTTACAGATGATACTGTCATGACATTGGCCATTGCAAAATGGTTGTGTGAAGATAAGACTTCAAAGTATGTTTTAATTAAAAACCTGAAGATTTTCGGAAATAAATATCCTAATGCAGGATACGGCGGGATGTTTAGAAACTGGCTGGCTCAGCAATCACCTGAACCTTATGGGAGCTGGGCAAACGGTTCTGCAATGAGGGTATCACCATGTGCATGGGTCGCAGATTCTTTGGAGGAATCTCAAAGATTGGCTGAAATGTCTGCAGCAGTTACACATAATCATTCAGAGGGAATAAAAGGAGCTCTTGCAACCTCTGATGCAGTATATCTTGCAAGAATAGGTGCAGACAAAGAGGAAATCAGAGAACATGTTGAAGTTAGATATGACTATGATTTGTCTCGAAGTGTTGAGGAGATAAGGCCGTCATATTCATTTGACGTTTCATGTGCAGGCAGCGTTCCGGAGTCAATTATATGCTTTTTGGATGGAAATGATTTTGAAGATACAATCAGAAATGCTGTTTCTTTAGGTGGTGATGCTGATACTCAGGCAGCTATTGCAGGCTCAATTGCCGGTGCTTATTGGGATGTTCCTAAAAATATTGCATTTAACTCAATCCATCGTCTTGACTATCGTTTGCTGAATGTTTTCATTGATTTTGAAGAAAAATTCTTATGATTTTTTCTTCTTCTGTTTGTTTTTAATCTTTTTAAGCTGGTTTAAAAACCTCTCATCATAATTTTTAGCTATATCTTCGTATTTGTTCCAGATTCCGATAGCAGTTTCGGGAATAACATTTCGTTTGTCTTCACTGAATTTGGTATATGTGTGCATCATTTCTTTTGAATCGGAAATAATCAGTTTTACAAATGGAATGTCTGCTTTTTGAATTGGAATGTCTGCATCTTTAAATAAAGATATTATGTCGAATTCCTCATCGTTAATGTAGCAGAGAGGTGAAGCTAAAATATTCACTCTTAAATCAGATCTGTTTTTAAGTGCTTCAACTAATGCTTCTCCTTCACCCTCAAAGAGAAATCCTATTCTCATGTTAATTGAATTTTTAGCTCTTTTGATGATTTCCAGTTCCTGTGCAATTATCTTTTCAACACCATATATTCTCCAGATTGGTGCTTGTACCTGGCTCATACCGTTTTCATAAACATAGGTGAGTCTTGTTATTGTATCGTCGATTTCTGAATTCAATCTTTCTTTTTCACGTGTGAGAACTTCCACAGGTGATTTTACATTGTATGTAAGGGGTCTTCCGTCTTCGACTTCAATGTAATTTTTTTTGGCAAGTTCCTTCAGGACATCATAAATTTTACTTCTTGGGATGCCTGATTTTTCTGATATTTCAGTTGCTGTAGATGATATTAATGAAGTCAGGGTTACATATGCCTGAGCTTCATACATTGTAAGCCCTATTCCTTTTAGTGTAACTATATTCTCGTCCATGATTATATTATTATTCTGATTGTATATAAATTTGTAACTTTTACCCCTTAAAAAGTGACAAAATCTTTATATACTTTTCAAATCAATTTAAGAATATAACTATTTAAAGAGGTATTTATTATGGCAGAAAACGGCTTAGATATGTTTTGTTATCAATGTTCCCAAACTGCTAAAGGTACTGGATGTACTGTTAGTGGAGTTTGCGGTAAAAAACCAACTGTAGCAAGATTACAGGATAATTTAATCTTTACTATGAAAGGAATTAGTGCATACAACTACAATGCAAATGCTTTAGGAAAATTCAACCCTGAAATTGATGCATTTTTAACCAAAGGATTATACACTACATTAACAAATGTCAACTTTGACGTTCAGGATTTAGTGGCACTAGCTTTAGAAGCAGGTAAAGTCAGTGTAGATGTAATGAGATTACTCAAAGACGCTCACATTGAAGCTTACGGTGAACCACAACCTGTAGAAGTTAAAGTCGGAGCACAAGAAGGGCCGGCTATCATTGTAACAGGTCACGACTTAAAAGCATTAGAAGAATTATTAAAACAAGTAGAAGGAACAGACATTAAAGTTTACACTCACTCAGAAATGTTACCAGCTCACGGATACCCTGGCTTAAACAAATACGAAAACTTAGCAGGACAGTTAGGTGGAGCATGGCACGATCAAAGAACAGTCTTTAAAAAATACAATGCAGCAATTGTCGGAACCAGTAACTGTGTCTTACCTGCACTTGATGCATACAAAGAAAGAATGTTCACTATGGATGTAGCAAAACTTGAAGGAGTTAAAACAGTAGAAGATTATGATTTCTCAGAAGTAATTGAATGCGCTAAATCTTTAGGCGGATTAGAAGCTGAAGAATTAACCACAATTACTACCGGATGGAGTGCAGGAGCTATTGTAGAACACGCTGATGCAATCAAAAAACTGGTTGAAGAAGGTAAAATCAGAAGATTCTTTGTAGTCGGAGGATGTGACAAAGCAGCAAAACACAACGACTACTACAGAGAATTCGTACAGAACTTACCTCAAGACACTGTAATTTTAACATTAGCATGCGGTAAATACAAATTCAATGACCTGGATTTAGGAGACATTGAAGGAATTCCAAGATTACTCGATGTAGGTCAATGTAACGATACTATTGTTGCAGTTGATGTAGCATTAGCATTATGTGACTTATTTGACATGGAATTAAATGAATTGCCATTAACTATTGTTCTTTCATGGATGGAACAAAAAGCAGCTGCAGTTCTCTGGGCATTATTATACCTTGGAAAAACTGACATGTGGCTTGGACCTGTGCTTCCTGCATGGTGTAATGATGATATCATAAGTGTTTTAGTCGAAAACTACAACTTAACTCCTACTACTGGTGATGCTATAGCAGATATCAAAACCATTATGGGGGAATAAGTATGGAAGATTTAAAGTCAAAAGCATTAGATATTGAAAACTTAGTCAAATACGAAAAGGACAGTGTTGTCAGTCGTGAAGTAATTAAAAAGGAGCTCGGAACAGTAACATTTTTTGCCTTTGATCAAGGTCAGGGACTGTCCGAGCACTCAGCTCCTTTTGATGCAATGGTTCAAATTATTGATGGGGAAGCCGAAATTACAATTTCTGGTGTGAAAAACACAGTAAAAAAAGGCGAAATTATCATTATGCCTGCCAATGAACCTCATGCGCTTCAGGCTGTAAACTCTCCATATAAAATGATTCTGACCATGATTAAATCTGATTAGATTCATTTTATTTTCTTTTTTTTCAATCATTTAAACTCCAAAAATGTATTTTGTGTTTAACTTAAATTTGCAGTTCACTAATGCTGAACAATACTGCTTTGCCTGCAAGAAATACTCTATCTTCACTCATCTGACAATATAATATTCCACTTCTTTTTGATGCTTGTAAAGCAGTAATTTCATTTTTTCCTAATCTTTTAGCCCAGTATGGTGCGATGTGACAATGTCCTGAACCGCACACTGGGTCTTCAGGAATGTTTAATTTAGGTGCAAAAGACCTTGAAATACAATCATATTTGCTGTCTGGGGCGGTGATATGGACCAAAAGCCCATCAAGTTTTTCAATCTTTTCCAAATCAGGTTTAAAATTGATAATGTCTTCTGATTTTTCAAAAACACATAACAAGTCTCTTGATTTGTAAACCTCTTCTGGTTTAACTCCCAGTGCATCTGTAATCCTATCGGTAATTTCAATAGGTTTTAGTTCATATGATGGAAATTCCATTTCATACAGTTTATTTTTCTTTTTAACTGTTAAATTAACATTATCTTGAGTTTTAAATTTAACTTCATCTGTTTTTTCATAAAAATTAAGTATTACAAAGGCGGTTGCAAGTGTGGCATGTCCGCAGAGGTCAACTTCTCCTCCTGGTGTGAACCAGCGGATTTCATAGCAGTCATTATTTTTAACAGCAAATGCAGTTTCTGAGAGATTGTTTTCGATAGCAATATTCTGCATCAGCTCTTCTGAAATCCAATTTTCCAAAATGCAGACTGCTGCAGGATTTCCTTTAAAAACTTCGTCTGTAAACGCATCAACTGTGTACTGCTTCATTTTTTCCACCAGATCATTATCCAGTCCGCTTTGTCCTTAACGTTAAAGTACTTGCCGTCTTCATAGGTTAAAATTCTTTCCAGATATTCTTTCAGCATCTCTTTTTGCTCATCTGTGTAGATGTCCAGCCTGAACTTTCCGTTATCCATAGCTTCTTCAATGCTTTTGTATTCTCTGTAATTGTTCAGGTCAAATCTTTCAATGTTTGCATAGATTCCCATATTGAAAAGTATGTTGAAGAAATAATTATAATCGGGGAAATTTTCTGTTTTTATTCCAAGTTCCTCATCAAAATCCTTTTCTATCTTCTTGTTTTCAGGTCCGAAAATTGTTATGAAGACATATTTATTTGCAATCTGGTTCAATTCATTTAGAACTTCTTCAATAGGCATGATTCCATTTAGAGACCTTGAACAGACTACAACATCAGCATCTCCAATTTCTGAGTATTTTATCTCTTCAATAGGTTTTAAAATTGTTTCAATATTGTCAACGTTATTGTCTCTGGCTCTTTTTTCAAGATATTCCAGCATTTTTGGGGATGAATCAAGTCCTATAACTTTTTTAACTCTTTTGGCTATTGGTAGTGTTACAGAGCCTTCTCCACATCCAACATCCAGAACGGTGTCATTTTTATCCAATATTAATTTATCAAATAATGCGGTCTGATAGTCGTCGTTTCTAGTTCTTTTATAAAATCCCGGAGCAGCTTTATCCCAGTCTTTATCAATTTTGTTTTCAAGTTTTTCAGCCCAGAATCCTGCCCAGTCAACATCATTCGGATTTTCAATGCATTGTTTCATTATATCACCTTAAAATTCTTTTTTCATACATACAACCGTTTCATCATCCTTAAACTGGCCAAATTTTGGAATCTGTCTGTAATTAAGTTTCTCATATAATCTGATTGCGGCAGTGTTGTTTTTGCCAGTTACAATATATGAATATCGGTAATTGTTTTTAACGGCATGCTTTTCAAGCTTTTTAATAAGATTAAATGCAATACCTCTTTTTCTGTATTGTTTTTTCACGTAAACTCGTTTAAATTCCACAATATCATCACTGCACTGCCTGTAGCTGGCACATGCTACTGGATTGTCTGAATCTAAAAGAATTATCACTACATGGGGTTTTGTAAAATCATTATACTGTTTATATCTGTCCAGTTCATCGCCGATGCGCTTGTAATATCCGCTGTCCAATTCTTCAACAAGCCTGTGAAATCGCACATCTTTTTCATCAGTTAAAATAGTTTCAATCTTATTCATGTCTTTGTTTTGCCGGATAGGATGTTTTTATAGTCTTCGTAGTTTTCTTTTAGAAGTCTTGGAATATCCAGTTCATAAGGGCATTTGTCAACACATGCATAGCATTCTATACAGTTTTCTGTTTCCGCCATTGTCTTTTGCCATTCTTCGCTCAGGTGAGGTTCGGTCGGAAATCTTCTAACCCAAAGAGACATTCTGGCGCATGTACTGATTTTGATTCCTTCAGGACAGGGCATGCAGTAACCGCAGCCTCTGCAGAAGTCCACTCCTAATTCTTCTTTATCCTTTTCGATTTCTGATTTTAAATCATCATCCAGAACGGTATTTTCATCGTATGATAAAAATTCATTAAGTTCAGAGATTTTTTGAATTCCCCAGATTGGCAATACATTATCGAACTGGTTTAAGAATGCAAAACTGGCTTCGGAATTGGTAATTAATCCCCCTCCCATTGCTTTCATAGCAATAAAACCGACATCATATTCTTCACATTTTTTAACAAGTTCTATTTCTTCATCTCCGCTTAAATATGAGAACGGATACTGCAGGGTTTCATAAAGTCCGCTTTCAACAGCTTCATGGGCAAATGTAATTTTATGTGTAGTAATTCCAATGTGTTTGACCATTCCTTTTTCTTTTGCTTCAAGCATTGCCTGATATACTTCATCATTTTCGCCAGGAACAAATGAAATGTTATGGAATTGATATAAATCCAAATAGTCTGTTTTCAAACTTTTAAGTGAAGTTTCAAGATCGCTCCAAAATACTTCTGGTGTTTCAGCTGCAGTTTTACTTGCAAGCAGTAAATTTTCACGAGGTATATCTTCAAAAGCATTTCCCATCTTCTCTTCACTGTCAGTGTAAAAATGAGCAGTATCATAGAAGTTTATTCCGTTTTCATATGCTTTTTTAAGTATTTCCACTGCTAGGGGCATATCGCATCTTTGAATTGGAAGTGCTCCAAATCCATTTTTATTTACTTCAAGATTAGTTTTTCCAAGCCTCATTTTCATTTCAACCCGTTGTATTCTTAATGTTTATATATCTTCAATTAAATAAATAATATTACTTATTTTTTTAATTGAATTATTAAATTGTGATGATTAAATGAATGATTTAGAAGAAATTATCTATAAACATGCTTTACTCAATGCAGCTAAACATAAAGGATCTGCAAATCCTGGTGCTGTAATGGGTTCAATAATGGCTAATGAACCTGAACTCAGAAGCAAAGCAAAAGAAATCGGTCCGATGTCAGGTAAAATTGTAGCAAAAGTTAATGCGTTAACACCTGAAGAGCAAGCATCTGAAATGGAAAAATACGGCGTTGAAGTTGAAGATAAAAAACCAAAAGCCAAAGAAGTGGGACTTCAGGAACTTCCTGGAACTCATGAAAATATTGTTTTAAGATTTGCTCCTAATCCTAGCGGTCCGCTACATATCGGACACTCAAGAGCAGCAGTTCCAAATGCTGAATATGTAAAAAGACATAACGGTAAATTAATATTGAGAATTGAAGATACAGACCCGAAAAGAGTATTTGAACCTGCTTATGAAATGATTCCTGAAGATTTGGAATGGCTGGGAATCAAACCTGATGAAATAATTTATCAGTCTGACAGATTTGAAATTTATTATGATTACGCTCGCCAGTTAATTGAAAAAGGCGCAGCTTACATGTGTACCTGCGACGGTGCTACATTCAAGGAACTTAAAGATAACTGCAAACCATGCCCATGTCGTGACAATAGCGTTGAAGAAAACCTTGAGCTATGGGATAAATTTGATAAAATGGAAGCCGGTGAGGCAGTACTTAGAGTAAAAACTGATATTGCACATAAAAATCCTGCAATTCGTGACTGGGTTGCAATGAGACTGGTTGATGAAGAACATCCTCGTCTGGGTACAAAATACAGAATATATCCTATGATGAACTTCTCAGTTGCATTAGATGACCATTTAATGGGCTTGACTCATGTACTGAGAGGAAAAGACCATCTGGCAAATACTGAAAAACAGAAATACCTCTACGACCATATGGGATGGGATGTGCCTGAATATATCCATTACGGTAGATTAAAAATGGAAGACATTGCGTTAAGTACCTCAAAAGCTAAAGAAGGAATAGAAAATGGTACTTACAGCGGATGGGATGATCCAAGACTTGGAACCTTAAGGGCTATCGCAAGACGTGGAATCAACCCGAAAACAATCTATGATTTAATCACCGAGATGGGAGTTAAAATGGCAGATTCAGCTATAAGCTGGAAAAAGATTTACGGACTTAACCGTAATTTCATGGAACCTGTTGCCAACAGATACTTCTTCTGTGAAAATCCTGTAAAAATCACAGTTGAAGGTTATGGCGATGGTCCGGTCGATATAGAAAGGCCACTTCATGCAGACCACATGGACAGAGGTAACAGAATCCTGCCGTTTGATGGAGCAGCTTATTTGGCTGAAAATGACATCAACGACGGAATTGCAAGATTAATGGATGCTGTTAATGTTAACATTAACGGTGATGAAATTACTTATCATTCCACTTCTTTTGAAGAAGCCCGTGAAGTTAAAGCCAAAATCATCCAGTGGGTGCCTGTAAATGACAATGTCAACGTTAAAATTGTAATGCCTGACGCATCAACCAAGACCGGTCTTGGTGAAGCTGCTTTAAGTAATCTTGAAGTCGGAGATGTAGTTCAATTTGAAAGAGTAGGATTTGCACGTCTTGATGAAATCACAGATGACGAGTTAATATTCTACTATGCACATAAATAAGGTGATTTTGTGACTTTATTTTCCAATGGATTCGCAACTCTTCAGATGCCTGAAGATTTTGAAGCAGTTGCTACAAAAGATGAATTTAATGACATGTATCTGGTAAATACTAAAATACCAATGTCAATTAAGTTTTCAACTACTCCTACTTTAGTAGGACTTCCTGCTATTAAGGAAGATATTGAAAATAATATTAAAACAAACGATAAAATCAATTTGATAACTTCCGATTTTATAGCTATCAATGACGATATTTACTATATGATTGTCTCTTCATTTTCCGATGGTGAAAATGAGATTCGCAGAAACGAATTTTTATATGTTGAAGACAGTAACTTGTATATTTTTGAATATACTTATCCTTATGCTGATAGGGAATTGGATGATTTTTATTTAAATGTTATCCGTTCTTTAAAAATTATTGTTCCAAAATATATTG
The uncultured Methanobrevibacter sp. DNA segment above includes these coding regions:
- a CDS encoding PhzF family phenazine biosynthesis protein — encoded protein: MKQYTVDAFTDEVFKGNPAAVCILENWISEELMQNIAIENNLSETAFAVKNNDCYEIRWFTPGGEVDLCGHATLATAFVILNFYEKTDEVKFKTQDNVNLTVKKKNKLYEMEFPSYELKPIEITDRITDALGVKPEEVYKSRDLLCVFEKSEDIINFKPDLEKIEKLDGLLVHITAPDSKYDCISRSFAPKLNIPEDPVCGSGHCHIAPYWAKRLGKNEITALQASKRSGILYCQMSEDRVFLAGKAVLFSISELQI
- a CDS encoding cupin domain-containing protein is translated as MEDLKSKALDIENLVKYEKDSVVSREVIKKELGTVTFFAFDQGQGLSEHSAPFDAMVQIIDGEAEITISGVKNTVKKGEIIIMPANEPHALQAVNSPYKMILTMIKSD
- the hcp gene encoding hydroxylamine reductase; translation: MAENGLDMFCYQCSQTAKGTGCTVSGVCGKKPTVARLQDNLIFTMKGISAYNYNANALGKFNPEIDAFLTKGLYTTLTNVNFDVQDLVALALEAGKVSVDVMRLLKDAHIEAYGEPQPVEVKVGAQEGPAIIVTGHDLKALEELLKQVEGTDIKVYTHSEMLPAHGYPGLNKYENLAGQLGGAWHDQRTVFKKYNAAIVGTSNCVLPALDAYKERMFTMDVAKLEGVKTVEDYDFSEVIECAKSLGGLEAEELTTITTGWSAGAIVEHADAIKKLVEEGKIRRFFVVGGCDKAAKHNDYYREFVQNLPQDTVILTLACGKYKFNDLDLGDIEGIPRLLDVGQCNDTIVAVDVALALCDLFDMELNELPLTIVLSWMEQKAAAVLWALLYLGKTDMWLGPVLPAWCNDDIISVLVENYNLTPTTGDAIADIKTIMGE
- a CDS encoding glutamate--tRNA ligase, with protein sequence MNDLEEIIYKHALLNAAKHKGSANPGAVMGSIMANEPELRSKAKEIGPMSGKIVAKVNALTPEEQASEMEKYGVEVEDKKPKAKEVGLQELPGTHENIVLRFAPNPSGPLHIGHSRAAVPNAEYVKRHNGKLILRIEDTDPKRVFEPAYEMIPEDLEWLGIKPDEIIYQSDRFEIYYDYARQLIEKGAAYMCTCDGATFKELKDNCKPCPCRDNSVEENLELWDKFDKMEAGEAVLRVKTDIAHKNPAIRDWVAMRLVDEEHPRLGTKYRIYPMMNFSVALDDHLMGLTHVLRGKDHLANTEKQKYLYDHMGWDVPEYIHYGRLKMEDIALSTSKAKEGIENGTYSGWDDPRLGTLRAIARRGINPKTIYDLITEMGVKMADSAISWKKIYGLNRNFMEPVANRYFFCENPVKITVEGYGDGPVDIERPLHADHMDRGNRILPFDGAAYLAENDINDGIARLMDAVNVNINGDEITYHSTSFEEAREVKAKIIQWVPVNDNVNVKIVMPDASTKTGLGEAALSNLEVGDVVQFERVGFARLDEITDDELIFYYAHK
- a CDS encoding ADP-ribosylglycohydrolase family protein — its product is MKGIIGAISGDIIGSTREFNSIKTKDFNLFTRNSVFTDDTVMTLAIAKWLCEDKTSKYVLIKNLKIFGNKYPNAGYGGMFRNWLAQQSPEPYGSWANGSAMRVSPCAWVADSLEESQRLAEMSAAVTHNHSEGIKGALATSDAVYLARIGADKEEIREHVEVRYDYDLSRSVEEIRPSYSFDVSCAGSVPESIICFLDGNDFEDTIRNAVSLGGDADTQAAIAGSIAGAYWDVPKNIAFNSIHRLDYRLLNVFIDFEEKFL
- a CDS encoding GNAT family N-acetyltransferase, encoding MNKIETILTDEKDVRFHRLVEELDSGYYKRIGDELDRYKQYNDFTKPHVVIILLDSDNPVACASYRQCSDDIVEFKRVYVKKQYRKRGIAFNLIKKLEKHAVKNNYRYSYIVTGKNNTAAIRLYEKLNYRQIPKFGQFKDDETVVCMKKEF
- a CDS encoding aldo/keto reductase, translated to MKMRLGKTNLEVNKNGFGALPIQRCDMPLAVEILKKAYENGINFYDTAHFYTDSEEKMGNAFEDIPRENLLLASKTAAETPEVFWSDLETSLKSLKTDYLDLYQFHNISFVPGENDEVYQAMLEAKEKGMVKHIGITTHKITFAHEAVESGLYETLQYPFSYLSGDEEIELVKKCEEYDVGFIAMKAMGGGLITNSEASFAFLNQFDNVLPIWGIQKISELNEFLSYDENTVLDDDLKSEIEKDKEELGVDFCRGCGYCMPCPEGIKISTCARMSLWVRRFPTEPHLSEEWQKTMAETENCIECYACVDKCPYELDIPRLLKENYEDYKNILSGKTKT
- a CDS encoding class I SAM-dependent methyltransferase, with amino-acid sequence MKQCIENPNDVDWAGFWAEKLENKIDKDWDKAAPGFYKRTRNDDYQTALFDKLILDKNDTVLDVGCGEGSVTLPIAKRVKKVIGLDSSPKMLEYLEKRARDNNVDNIETILKPIEEIKYSEIGDADVVVCSRSLNGIMPIEEVLNELNQIANKYVFITIFGPENKKIEKDFDEELGIKTENFPDYNYFFNILFNMGIYANIERFDLNNYREYKSIEEAMDNGKFRLDIYTDEQKEMLKEYLERILTYEDGKYFNVKDKADWIMIWWKK
- a CDS encoding TrmB family transcriptional regulator yields the protein MDENIVTLKGIGLTMYEAQAYVTLTSLISSTATEISEKSGIPRSKIYDVLKELAKKNYIEVEDGRPLTYNVKSPVEVLTREKERLNSEIDDTITRLTYVYENGMSQVQAPIWRIYGVEKIIAQELEIIKRAKNSINMRIGFLFEGEGEALVEALKNRSDLRVNILASPLCYINDEEFDIISLFKDADIPIQKADIPFVKLIISDSKEMMHTYTKFSEDKRNVIPETAIGIWNKYEDIAKNYDERFLNQLKKIKNKQKKKKS